From the genome of Pararhizobium sp. A13, one region includes:
- a CDS encoding sugar ABC transporter permease, with translation MVRSTYEKRVARQLLLILSPSLALLLAFVIYPAVYSVYLSFTNEALTGAAALNPRFVGLRNYSRLLNDAKFWNSLFVTFVFVIGSAIIGQFVLGLISAVMLRRHLAFKQLFSSIILLPNAAPEVVAGFMWISMLAGGENATLSRIVMFFGMTPTDWLQTFPLTMIVVVNTWRGIATAMILLTAGLSTIPQEVYEAARMDGANPSQIFRRITLPLMMPTILLYMLISAVSTIAVFGLVYALTRGGPGGATEVISIYIYNQSFTAFQLGYGAAVAVVALVISLILGIAYVRAMKVQV, from the coding sequence ATGGTTCGAAGCACATACGAGAAGCGCGTTGCGCGGCAGCTCCTGCTGATCCTTTCGCCATCCCTGGCGCTGCTGCTGGCTTTCGTCATCTATCCCGCCGTTTATTCCGTCTACCTAAGCTTCACCAACGAGGCGCTGACCGGGGCTGCCGCGCTCAATCCGCGGTTCGTGGGCTTGCGCAACTATTCCCGGCTGCTCAATGACGCGAAGTTCTGGAACTCGCTGTTTGTCACCTTCGTCTTCGTCATCGGATCGGCGATCATCGGGCAGTTCGTGCTCGGCCTGATCTCGGCCGTCATGCTGCGGCGCCACCTCGCATTCAAACAGTTGTTCAGCTCGATCATCCTTTTACCCAACGCAGCCCCCGAAGTGGTCGCCGGCTTCATGTGGATCTCGATGCTGGCGGGTGGCGAGAACGCGACGCTTTCCCGTATCGTGATGTTCTTCGGGATGACGCCGACCGACTGGCTGCAGACTTTTCCGCTGACGATGATCGTCGTCGTCAACACCTGGCGCGGCATCGCGACGGCGATGATCCTGCTGACGGCGGGCCTCAGCACCATTCCGCAGGAGGTCTACGAGGCCGCCCGCATGGACGGCGCCAATCCCTCGCAGATCTTTCGGCGGATCACCTTGCCGCTGATGATGCCGACCATCCTGCTCTACATGCTGATCTCGGCCGTCTCGACCATTGCGGTCTTTGGCCTCGTCTATGCGCTTACACGTGGCGGGCCGGGCGGGGCCACCGAGGTGATCAGCATCTACATCTACAACCAGTCCTTTACCGCCTTCCAGCTGGGTTACGGCGCGGCGGTCGCGGTGGTGGCGCTGGTCATCTCGCTGATCCTCGGCATCGCCTATGTGCGGGCCATGAAAGTGCAGGTCTGA
- a CDS encoding carbohydrate ABC transporter permease: protein MTDFAADKPGKSRRPDLMAYATLSLISAFCAIPFFWVLLASLDGNAQLFLSWPREWTLNNYVRVFAEEDGARWVFNSLFVVGGATLLVMVLAGLGGYALSRTRAWWKQPFLYAILLIRVLPPTALVVPLYKILLTLNNIEGNLVRTVIGGEHARAIMRWIGFIDGYLGLILVLATMQLPLALWIMKTFFDGLPRDYEEAAVMDGATMVQRIRRVLIPLALPGLAAAGLFAFISAWGDFLLPLILLSSPELQTLPLGLFRAFLRVNTIDYGFLAALAFIYLIPAVIAFGFARRFLVQTFSGGVKG, encoded by the coding sequence ATGACGGATTTTGCTGCCGACAAACCCGGAAAGTCCCGTCGACCGGATCTGATGGCCTATGCGACGCTGTCGCTGATCTCTGCCTTCTGCGCCATCCCATTCTTCTGGGTGCTGCTCGCTTCACTCGACGGCAATGCGCAGCTGTTCCTGAGTTGGCCGCGGGAGTGGACCTTGAACAATTATGTCCGCGTGTTTGCCGAAGAAGACGGCGCGCGCTGGGTGTTCAATTCGCTTTTCGTCGTCGGTGGTGCGACGCTGCTGGTGATGGTGCTGGCGGGACTCGGTGGCTATGCGCTGTCGCGCACCCGGGCCTGGTGGAAACAGCCGTTTCTCTACGCGATCCTCCTGATCCGCGTGCTGCCGCCGACGGCACTGGTGGTGCCGTTGTACAAGATTCTGCTGACGCTCAACAACATCGAGGGCAATCTGGTTCGCACCGTCATCGGCGGCGAGCACGCGCGCGCCATCATGCGCTGGATCGGTTTCATCGACGGTTATCTCGGCTTGATCCTCGTGCTCGCGACCATGCAATTGCCGCTGGCGCTGTGGATCATGAAGACCTTCTTCGACGGCCTGCCGCGCGACTATGAGGAGGCGGCGGTGATGGACGGCGCGACGATGGTGCAGCGCATCCGCCGGGTGCTGATCCCGCTCGCGTTGCCGGGGTTAGCGGCGGCCGGGCTCTTCGCCTTCATCTCCGCCTGGGGAGATTTTCTCCTGCCGCTGATCCTGTTGTCGTCGCCGGAGTTGCAGACCCTGCCGCTCGGCCTGTTCCGCGCTTTCCTGCGCGTCAATACGATCGACTACGGGTTCCTCGCAGCGCTCGCCTTCATCTACCTGATCCCGGCCGTCATCGCCTTCGGTTTCGCGCGGCGTTTCCTCGTCCAGACATTCTCAGGCGGCGTCAAGGGATGA
- the ugpC gene encoding sn-glycerol-3-phosphate ABC transporter ATP-binding protein UgpC, with protein MINLRNVRKFYGALEVIKGVDITVEDGEFAVFVGPSGCGKSTLLRMIAGLEGIDDGDLILNGQRINDVPPDKRGIAMVFQSYALYPHMTVAENIGFSLSLKKVPVAEIRRQVGEVAEILQLAEYLDRRPAALSGGQRQRVAIGRAIIKKPSLILFDEPLSNLDSALRVQMRAELQRLHRELKATVVYVTHDQVEAMTMADRIVVLNKGAVAQSGHPMDLYHSPDNEFVATFIGSPKMNILPVTLSRPEPGRIRLENAMGLSIALANGDGSIAPGDAKLGIRPEHLKISQAGEGHFSAEVVIVERLGVETYLAVGSPKEPIVVRAEGDLTIRPGDRVFLMADLAACHLFGSTGRVIRRPQTL; from the coding sequence ATGATCAATCTCAGGAACGTCCGCAAATTCTACGGTGCGCTGGAAGTCATCAAGGGTGTCGATATCACCGTCGAGGACGGCGAGTTCGCCGTTTTCGTCGGCCCGAGCGGTTGCGGGAAATCGACGCTGCTCAGGATGATCGCGGGCCTCGAAGGCATCGATGACGGCGACCTGATCCTCAATGGCCAGCGCATCAACGACGTGCCGCCGGACAAGCGTGGCATCGCCATGGTGTTCCAATCCTATGCGCTCTATCCGCATATGACGGTGGCGGAAAATATCGGCTTTTCGCTCAGCCTGAAGAAGGTTCCCGTCGCCGAGATCAGACGGCAAGTGGGCGAGGTCGCGGAAATCCTGCAGCTGGCCGAGTACCTGGATCGCCGCCCGGCAGCACTCTCCGGCGGCCAGAGGCAGCGTGTGGCGATCGGCCGGGCAATCATCAAGAAACCGTCGCTGATCCTGTTCGACGAGCCGCTCTCCAATCTCGATTCGGCGCTGCGCGTGCAAATGCGGGCCGAATTGCAGCGGTTGCACCGCGAGCTGAAGGCGACCGTCGTCTACGTCACTCACGACCAGGTCGAGGCGATGACCATGGCGGACAGGATCGTCGTCTTGAACAAGGGCGCGGTGGCGCAGTCCGGGCATCCCATGGACCTCTATCACTCGCCGGACAATGAGTTCGTCGCCACCTTCATCGGCTCGCCGAAGATGAACATCCTTCCGGTGACCCTATCGCGGCCAGAACCGGGGAGGATCCGGCTTGAAAATGCGATGGGGCTTTCGATTGCGCTTGCGAATGGCGACGGTTCGATCGCGCCGGGCGACGCCAAGCTCGGCATCCGGCCGGAGCATCTGAAGATTTCACAAGCGGGCGAGGGGCATTTTTCCGCCGAGGTTGTCATCGTCGAGCGGCTCGGCGTCGAGACCTATTTGGCCGTCGGTTCGCCCAAGGAGCCGATCGTCGTGCGCGCCGAGGGCGACCTGACGATCCGGCCCGGCGACCGGGTCTTCCTGATGGCCGATCTTGCCGCCTGCCACCTGTTCGGTTCCACAGGCCGGGTCATCCGCCGGCCGCAGACACTCTAA
- a CDS encoding ThuA domain-containing protein, with the protein MKTKITIWNEGRHEQVHKVVQDIYPDRIDGAIAAGIAHPDFEIRRGTLDDPDEGLPDSVLNDTDVLLWWGHMAHEEVSDELIDRIQQRVLKGMGLVVLHSGHHSKLFRRLMGTNANLSWREKPEGDIERVWVINPSHPIAEGLPPFFEINASEMYGEPFDIPQPDELIFLSWYSGGEVFRSGCTFQRGRGRIFYFSPGHETFPIYHDSNVHRVISNGIRWAKQTHTDGRILENWHRAEPIHGRPD; encoded by the coding sequence ATGAAGACCAAGATTACCATCTGGAACGAGGGCCGCCACGAGCAGGTTCACAAAGTCGTTCAGGACATCTATCCCGACCGGATCGACGGCGCGATCGCCGCCGGCATTGCCCACCCGGATTTCGAGATCCGCCGCGGCACGCTCGACGATCCGGATGAAGGCCTGCCGGACAGTGTGCTCAACGACACCGACGTGCTGCTCTGGTGGGGACACATGGCGCATGAGGAGGTGAGCGACGAGCTGATCGATCGTATCCAGCAGCGCGTGCTGAAAGGCATGGGGCTCGTCGTCCTGCATTCCGGCCACCACTCGAAACTGTTTCGCCGGCTAATGGGTACCAATGCCAATCTCTCTTGGCGGGAAAAGCCGGAGGGCGATATCGAGCGCGTCTGGGTCATCAACCCGTCGCATCCGATCGCCGAGGGCCTGCCGCCGTTCTTCGAAATCAATGCGTCGGAAATGTATGGCGAGCCTTTCGACATTCCGCAGCCGGACGAGCTGATCTTCCTGTCCTGGTACTCCGGCGGCGAGGTGTTTCGCAGCGGCTGCACGTTCCAGCGGGGCAGGGGCCGCATCTTCTACTTCAGCCCCGGCCACGAGACCTTTCCGATCTATCACGACAGCAACGTCCACCGGGTCATTTCCAATGGCATTCGCTGGGCAAAACAGACCCATACCGACGGCCGCATCCTGGAAAACTGGCATCGCGCCGAACCGATCCACGGCCGCCCCGACTGA
- a CDS encoding TetR/AcrR family transcriptional regulator, with protein sequence MKSFNDTVPRTSVHSQRGQCAKRLSILDAAAEVFCRQGFAGASIDEIAAEACVSRQTVYNHYREKENLFTAVVEDVMDRANAMLFSILSTFPENPDNLEDDLAAFAVRLSRNCICNQDGKFLRRLVQSEGERYPHLFESWRQHGPGKIGTALAALFARLAHKGLMQIDDFDLASRQFLALVNADLQMSTLFGAKPTEEELESAARNAVRTFLRAYAGTSAGKTERPAAVKAAPA encoded by the coding sequence ATGAAAAGTTTCAATGATACCGTTCCCAGGACCTCCGTGCACAGTCAGCGCGGACAATGTGCCAAGCGCTTGTCGATCCTGGATGCCGCCGCAGAAGTCTTTTGCCGCCAGGGTTTTGCCGGCGCGAGCATCGACGAGATCGCCGCCGAAGCCTGCGTGTCGCGCCAGACGGTCTACAATCACTACCGGGAAAAGGAGAACCTGTTCACGGCCGTCGTCGAGGACGTCATGGACAGGGCGAACGCGATGCTGTTCTCGATTCTGTCGACCTTTCCGGAAAATCCGGATAATCTGGAAGACGATCTTGCAGCCTTTGCCGTGCGCCTCAGCCGCAACTGCATCTGCAACCAGGATGGGAAATTCCTGCGCAGGCTGGTGCAGTCGGAAGGCGAACGCTACCCGCATCTCTTCGAATCCTGGCGCCAGCACGGCCCGGGCAAGATCGGCACTGCACTGGCCGCCCTCTTCGCCCGCCTCGCCCACAAGGGGCTCATGCAGATCGACGATTTCGACCTCGCGTCCCGGCAGTTCCTGGCGCTGGTCAATGCCGATCTGCAGATGAGCACGCTGTTCGGCGCAAAACCAACGGAGGAAGAGCTGGAAAGTGCGGCGCGCAATGCGGTCCGGACGTTTCTTCGAGCCTATGCAGGTACCTCCGCCGGCAAGACCGAGCGTCCTGCTGCGGTGAAGGCAGCTCCCGCCTAG
- a CDS encoding multidrug effflux MFS transporter, whose amino-acid sequence MTTSFIRTALILGLLSAIGPFAIDMYLPALPSIGQDLQAENNVVQLSLLAFFISFALSQLVYGPLSDMWGRKAPLYLGIGLFAAASIGCALATDIETLIAFRFLQGIGGAAGMVIPRAIVRDMHTGVQAARLMSLLMLVFSISPILAPLTGSAVIEFYGWRGVFWAVMAASFVGLILLATQLRETRPKAHRAESSLGSAMAAYGVLLKDRNFLTLTFIGGLGISSFLVYLANSPFVLIDHYGLTPTQYSLAFSINAVSFFGVSQATGWFGERFGLVRVMRVAVTAFALTMATMAIVMSLGFNQLPVLAVFLFVGYGCLGLVIPTTAVLALEDHGEIAGTASSLMGTLHFVTAAVAMVVASVFFDGTAVPMAMGIALCAVGALLLTQATIGRRRAVAAAAE is encoded by the coding sequence ATGACGACCTCCTTTATTCGCACGGCGCTGATCCTTGGTCTTTTATCGGCGATTGGCCCCTTCGCCATCGATATGTATCTTCCGGCCTTGCCCTCGATCGGACAGGATCTTCAGGCCGAGAACAACGTCGTGCAGCTGAGCCTGCTTGCCTTCTTTATCTCCTTTGCACTCTCCCAGCTGGTCTACGGACCGCTGTCGGATATGTGGGGCCGCAAGGCGCCACTTTATCTCGGCATCGGCCTGTTTGCTGCGGCCAGCATCGGCTGTGCCCTGGCGACCGATATTGAAACCCTGATCGCCTTCCGCTTCCTGCAGGGGATCGGCGGAGCCGCCGGCATGGTCATTCCGCGCGCCATCGTTCGTGACATGCATACCGGCGTGCAGGCCGCACGCTTGATGTCGCTGCTGATGCTGGTCTTCAGCATTTCGCCGATCCTCGCGCCGCTCACCGGCAGCGCCGTCATCGAATTCTACGGCTGGCGCGGCGTCTTCTGGGCCGTCATGGCTGCCTCATTCGTTGGCCTTATCCTTCTTGCGACGCAATTGCGGGAAACCCGCCCGAAGGCGCATCGCGCCGAGAGCAGCCTTGGCAGCGCCATGGCGGCCTACGGTGTGCTCTTGAAGGACAGGAACTTCCTGACACTCACCTTCATCGGCGGGCTCGGCATCTCAAGCTTCCTCGTCTATCTGGCGAACTCGCCTTTCGTGCTGATCGACCATTACGGCCTGACGCCGACGCAATACAGCCTTGCCTTCTCGATCAATGCCGTGTCGTTCTTCGGCGTTTCGCAGGCGACCGGCTGGTTCGGCGAGCGTTTCGGCCTCGTGCGCGTCATGCGCGTCGCCGTCACCGCTTTCGCGCTGACCATGGCAACGATGGCCATCGTCATGAGCCTGGGCTTCAACCAGCTGCCCGTGTTGGCTGTTTTCCTCTTCGTCGGCTATGGCTGTCTTGGTCTCGTGATCCCGACGACGGCGGTTCTGGCACTGGAGGATCACGGCGAGATCGCCGGCACGGCCTCGTCGCTGATGGGAACGTTGCATTTCGTCACGGCCGCGGTTGCCATGGTGGTCGCGTCGGTCTTCTTCGATGGCACCGCGGTGCCGATGGCGATGGGGATAGCGCTGTGCGCAGTCGGCGCCCTGTTGCTGACTCAGGCGACGATCGGCCGCCGCCGTGCGGTGGCTGCTGCAGCCGAATAA
- a CDS encoding SDR family oxidoreductase yields MAGELNKWQGIRIPDLDGKAVLITGASTGIGAALVRAFSAQGASVAIHYNESRQAATELLANVEAAGGKALLVQGDLSADGVTERVVEEAAGHFGRLDGLINNAGGMLGRVATAEMSDAHYQRVMDLNARSVLAATRAAHVWLRKQGGFIINTTSIAARNGGGNGAILYAAAKGFVSTITRGHAKEFVGDGIRVNAVAPGIISTPFHERYTSPEMLDAQRRTVPMGRVGSPEDCVGAYLFLASPILSGYITGQIIEVNGGQLMP; encoded by the coding sequence ATGGCTGGCGAGCTGAACAAATGGCAGGGGATCCGGATCCCCGATCTCGACGGAAAAGCAGTTCTGATCACCGGTGCATCGACCGGCATCGGCGCGGCGCTGGTGCGCGCGTTTTCTGCCCAGGGCGCAAGCGTCGCGATCCACTACAATGAGAGCCGCCAGGCGGCAACCGAACTGCTGGCGAACGTCGAGGCCGCGGGCGGCAAGGCGCTGCTTGTCCAGGGCGACTTATCTGCGGATGGGGTGACTGAACGGGTGGTCGAGGAGGCAGCGGGTCATTTTGGCCGGCTTGACGGGCTGATCAACAATGCCGGTGGCATGCTCGGTCGCGTCGCGACTGCCGAAATGAGCGATGCGCACTACCAACGTGTGATGGATCTGAACGCCCGTTCGGTGCTCGCCGCGACACGGGCCGCACATGTGTGGCTGCGCAAACAGGGCGGTTTCATCATCAACACGACGTCGATCGCCGCCCGCAATGGCGGCGGCAATGGGGCCATTCTCTACGCGGCCGCCAAAGGCTTCGTATCGACCATCACCCGCGGCCACGCCAAGGAATTCGTCGGCGACGGCATCCGCGTCAACGCCGTGGCACCTGGCATCATCTCGACGCCGTTCCACGAACGCTACACCAGCCCTGAAATGCTTGATGCGCAACGACGTACCGTACCGATGGGCCGGGTCGGTTCGCCGGAGGACTGCGTCGGCGCCTATCTCTTCCTGGCATCGCCCATTTTGTCCGGCTACATTACCGGCCAGATCATCGAGGTCAACGGCGGCCAGTTGATGCCTTAG
- a CDS encoding ABC transporter substrate-binding protein — translation MIDFDRLAGRFVAFSRILAPISAVVVALGSLCTQAAAAPTRYPLEIANCGQTVRFEKPPQKIVSIGQGMTEILFSLGLADKIAGTAVWVGPVLKEYEAENRTIKRLADNDPSFESVVGEQPDLVAAEFEWHVGAQGSVGKREQFSGLGINTYVSPADCVAKVNTDGGDGVRRQLFTMDLIYQEIRELSEIFNIQERGDALIVDLKKRESDAVASIGGKLGEIPVVFWFSSKEVAGDAFIAGKNSAPAYILKTLGARNVVTTEEEWPLVGWETIAEANPSVIVIATMDRRRYVADDPAVKIDFLEKDPVTSQLDAVKNRRFVQMDAQSMNPTIRTIDGIETLAQGIKAFGLSQ, via the coding sequence ATGATTGATTTCGACCGCCTTGCCGGGCGCTTTGTCGCCTTTTCCCGTATCCTCGCGCCGATTTCCGCAGTAGTCGTTGCGTTGGGGAGCCTTTGCACACAAGCCGCGGCTGCGCCGACGCGCTATCCTCTGGAAATTGCCAATTGCGGCCAGACCGTCCGCTTCGAGAAGCCGCCGCAGAAGATCGTCTCGATCGGTCAGGGCATGACCGAAATCCTGTTCTCGCTCGGCTTGGCCGACAAGATTGCCGGGACCGCCGTCTGGGTCGGTCCAGTGCTGAAAGAATATGAGGCCGAAAACCGGACGATCAAGCGTCTTGCCGACAACGATCCGAGCTTCGAATCCGTCGTCGGCGAGCAACCTGACCTTGTCGCGGCCGAGTTCGAATGGCATGTCGGAGCGCAAGGGTCGGTCGGCAAGCGCGAGCAGTTTTCAGGCCTCGGCATCAACACCTATGTCTCGCCGGCCGATTGCGTCGCCAAGGTCAACACGGATGGCGGCGATGGCGTGCGCAGGCAACTCTTCACGATGGACCTGATCTACCAGGAAATCCGTGAGCTCTCGGAAATCTTCAACATACAGGAGCGCGGCGATGCGCTGATCGTCGACCTGAAAAAGCGGGAATCCGACGCCGTCGCGTCGATCGGTGGCAAGCTCGGCGAGATTCCTGTCGTCTTCTGGTTCTCGAGCAAAGAAGTCGCAGGCGACGCCTTCATCGCGGGCAAGAACAGCGCCCCGGCCTATATCCTGAAGACGCTGGGCGCCAGGAACGTCGTGACGACCGAGGAGGAATGGCCGCTGGTCGGCTGGGAAACGATCGCGGAGGCCAATCCCTCCGTCATCGTCATCGCCACCATGGACCGCCGGCGCTATGTGGCAGACGATCCGGCGGTGAAGATCGATTTTCTGGAGAAGGATCCGGTCACCAGCCAGTTGGATGCGGTCAAGAACAGGCGCTTCGTGCAGATGGATGCGCAGTCGATGAACCCGACAATCCGCACGATCGATGGCATCGAAACCCTGGCGCAAGGCATCAAGGCGTTCGGGTTGTCGCAGTGA
- a CDS encoding iron chelate uptake ABC transporter family permease subunit — MTLAAIGQPVVTRQRWWARFALAILTLVALAFVISLAVSIGEISIPLTTTGKAVANRIFGASFELSRIHEGIVWDYRLSRALLAASAGAALALSGATLQALLRNPLAEPYVLGISAGASTGAVAVMILGFGYGVLTLSAGAFIGAIIAFILVSALAAGAGGGSDRIILAGVAGSQLFTALTSYIVTTSANAEQARGVMFWLLGSLAGVRWPDVYLAAPVALIGFAVSMFYARALDAFTFGIDAAAALGIAVNRVRMILLGATALMTAAMVSIVGSIGFVGLVIPHAARFLVGPSHGRLLPASALIGAIFMVTADIASRIIIPQQILPIGVVTAMFGAPAFAFILYKARKPV, encoded by the coding sequence GTGACACTTGCGGCTATCGGTCAACCGGTGGTGACCCGTCAAAGATGGTGGGCGCGCTTCGCGCTTGCCATCCTGACGCTCGTCGCACTCGCCTTCGTGATCAGCCTCGCCGTCTCGATCGGCGAGATCTCCATCCCGCTCACCACAACCGGCAAGGCCGTGGCCAACCGGATTTTCGGCGCGTCCTTCGAGCTCAGCCGCATCCATGAGGGTATCGTCTGGGACTATCGGCTGAGCCGCGCGCTTCTTGCCGCGAGCGCCGGCGCGGCCCTTGCGCTGTCTGGCGCGACCCTGCAGGCGCTGCTGCGCAATCCGCTGGCCGAGCCCTATGTGCTCGGCATTTCCGCCGGCGCATCCACCGGGGCGGTCGCGGTGATGATCCTCGGCTTCGGCTATGGCGTCCTGACGTTATCAGCCGGCGCTTTCATCGGCGCAATCATTGCCTTCATTCTCGTCTCGGCTCTGGCGGCAGGAGCCGGAGGAGGATCGGACCGGATCATCCTGGCCGGTGTCGCAGGCTCGCAGCTTTTCACCGCGCTCACCTCCTACATCGTCACGACATCGGCCAATGCCGAGCAGGCCCGCGGTGTCATGTTCTGGTTGCTCGGCAGCCTTGCCGGCGTGCGCTGGCCGGATGTCTATCTGGCCGCTCCGGTCGCTCTGATCGGTTTTGCGGTGTCGATGTTCTATGCCCGAGCGCTCGATGCCTTTACCTTTGGGATCGACGCTGCGGCGGCATTGGGCATTGCAGTTAACCGCGTCCGCATGATCCTCCTCGGCGCAACGGCGCTGATGACGGCCGCCATGGTCAGCATCGTCGGCTCCATCGGCTTTGTCGGACTGGTCATTCCGCATGCGGCACGATTCCTCGTCGGTCCCTCGCATGGTCGCCTTCTGCCCGCGTCGGCGTTGATCGGCGCGATCTTCATGGTCACCGCCGATATTGCATCGCGCATCATCATTCCGCAGCAGATCTTGCCGATCGGCGTCGTCACCGCAATGTTTGGCGCCCCGGCCTTCGCGTTCATTCTCTACAAGGCGAGGAAGCCGGTTTGA
- a CDS encoding ABC transporter ATP-binding protein, whose product MSISVRDVHWSTGDEMIVDGISIDVAPGKTLGLLGPNGSGKSSLLRLICRLRNVKSGVISLGNADIAAMSRLDIARRVAFVEQQATTDAQVTVLDVVRLGRTPHRGPLSPWSAADDAAVNAALFHVGMPGRAGQLWHTLSGGERQRVHIARALAQTPSELLLDEPTNHLDIQHQLEILKLVARLPVTSIVALHDLNLAAMFCDSLAVLHQGKVVAAGAPEDILTERLMTEVFGVCAHIERSAYHGRYHVQYRID is encoded by the coding sequence TTGAGCATTTCCGTCCGTGACGTCCATTGGTCAACCGGCGACGAGATGATCGTCGACGGCATCAGCATCGACGTGGCACCCGGCAAGACGCTTGGCCTGCTTGGCCCCAATGGGTCGGGCAAGTCCAGCCTCCTGCGTCTCATCTGCCGGTTGCGTAACGTCAAAAGCGGCGTCATTTCGCTGGGAAATGCCGATATCGCCGCAATGTCCCGCCTCGATATTGCCCGGCGCGTCGCTTTCGTCGAGCAGCAGGCAACGACTGACGCGCAGGTGACGGTTCTTGACGTGGTACGGCTCGGACGCACACCGCATCGCGGCCCGCTCTCGCCCTGGAGTGCCGCGGACGATGCGGCGGTAAATGCCGCTCTTTTCCACGTGGGCATGCCCGGTCGCGCCGGACAGCTTTGGCATACGCTGTCCGGCGGCGAGCGCCAGCGGGTGCATATCGCCCGCGCATTGGCGCAGACACCAAGCGAACTGCTGCTCGACGAGCCGACGAACCATCTCGATATCCAGCATCAATTGGAAATCCTCAAGCTGGTGGCGCGGCTGCCGGTGACCAGCATCGTCGCGCTGCACGATCTCAATCTGGCAGCGATGTTCTGCGACAGCCTTGCCGTGCTGCACCAGGGCAAGGTCGTGGCTGCCGGCGCGCCGGAGGATATTCTGACAGAAAGGCTCATGACCGAGGTTTTTGGCGTGTGCGCCCATATCGAACGCTCAGCCTATCATGGCCGGTACCATGTCCAGTACCGGATCGACTGA
- a CDS encoding LysR substrate-binding domain-containing protein, producing MTKAEIGESEVVQHAASEPFIRYDPASWGGRIVAKYMEASDLSPDVVCDLDALETIAILVAQGLGNALVPAWQGLVPQGFNLVVASSGTAFSRNILFLQASVPARPKAVNFLRQLLQHGGG from the coding sequence ATGACGAAGGCTGAGATCGGTGAGAGTGAAGTCGTCCAGCATGCTGCGAGTGAACCGTTTATCCGATACGATCCTGCTTCCTGGGGAGGGCGTATCGTTGCGAAATACATGGAAGCGTCCGATCTTTCCCCCGATGTGGTCTGCGATCTTGATGCGCTTGAGACAATCGCGATCCTGGTGGCGCAGGGGCTTGGCAATGCCCTGGTTCCGGCATGGCAAGGCCTGGTGCCGCAAGGATTCAACCTGGTGGTGGCATCGTCCGGCACCGCTTTTTCTCGCAATATACTGTTTTTACAGGCATCCGTTCCCGCACGACCGAAAGCTGTGAATTTTCTCAGACAACTACTACAACATGGTGGCGGCTAA